In one window of Qipengyuania profundimaris DNA:
- a CDS encoding HupE/UreJ family protein, translated as MRLRLLLVTLGLSAWLGAFASTAFAHVSPDSQVTLHMRDRHVVAEIIIPASEYAYASGNVASNDAGALEQARSYLADRAAVTGLSGQVWNERIENLRFATVAGPRDLLATMIFIAPPEAASEPFLLNWSPVLDETADHFATILVDRFGDGRSPELVGMLRQGDTRIKVAYAEAGFAMRFGSAMRLGIDHILGGLDHLAFLAALLLAAPLIARNGRWASVRDKRGSLRSLVIVATGFTIGHSLTLVGVASSGLTLPSSLVEPAIAFTVLITAAHAIRPLFAGRELVVAVFFGLIHGLGFAGFIQQTEAELGRSIATLAGFNVGIEIVQVALLALFVPVLFWLESRSAYKPVRLVLAAVIAAASVYWIVSRVGILPA; from the coding sequence ATGAGATTGCGGCTTTTACTGGTAACGCTGGGACTGTCGGCATGGCTGGGCGCATTCGCGTCCACTGCCTTCGCCCATGTCTCGCCCGACAGCCAAGTGACGCTCCACATGCGGGATCGGCATGTCGTTGCGGAAATCATCATTCCCGCCAGCGAATATGCCTACGCATCGGGGAATGTCGCCAGCAACGATGCAGGTGCGCTCGAACAGGCGCGCAGCTATCTCGCCGATCGGGCGGCCGTGACCGGATTATCGGGGCAGGTCTGGAACGAACGGATCGAAAACCTGCGCTTCGCGACCGTGGCCGGCCCGCGGGACCTTCTGGCCACGATGATCTTTATTGCCCCGCCCGAAGCGGCGAGCGAGCCGTTTTTGCTGAATTGGTCGCCTGTCTTGGATGAGACCGCTGACCATTTCGCCACCATCCTGGTCGACCGCTTCGGCGATGGGCGCTCGCCCGAACTTGTCGGCATGCTGCGTCAGGGCGATACTCGGATCAAGGTCGCTTATGCCGAAGCCGGTTTCGCCATGCGTTTCGGATCGGCAATGCGGTTGGGGATCGACCATATCCTCGGTGGGCTTGACCATCTGGCGTTTCTAGCTGCCCTGCTACTTGCCGCACCCCTGATTGCGAGGAACGGGCGCTGGGCCTCCGTTCGCGACAAGCGGGGGTCGCTCCGCTCGCTGGTTATTGTGGCAACCGGTTTCACGATCGGCCATTCACTCACGCTTGTCGGTGTCGCTTCGAGCGGGCTGACATTGCCCTCGTCGCTGGTCGAACCGGCCATCGCCTTCACCGTCCTCATAACTGCGGCCCACGCAATCCGTCCGCTGTTCGCGGGGCGCGAGCTGGTCGTGGCGGTCTTCTTCGGGCTGATCCACGGGCTGGGTTTTGCCGGCTTCATACAGCAGACCGAAGCCGAACTGGGCCGAAGCATCGCCACGCTGGCGGGCTTCAACGTCGGGATCGAGATCGTCCAAGTCGCGTTGCTAGCGCTGTTCGTGCCGGTTCTGTTTTGGCTCGAAAGTCGATCCGCCTACAAGCCGGTGCGGCTGGTGCTTGCAGCCGTCATTGCCGCGGCATCCGTTTACTGGATCGTCTCGCGCGTGGGTATCCTGCCCGCCTGA
- a CDS encoding DUF4331 family protein, producing MKSRNPIAVAVGGLALAAGAAAFLPGLGLDAADHLDPPARTDPAQDATPDRAADIADIYAWHTADKVNMILTFAGPQATSEPATYDRDVLYTINVSNAGDRTNAEFPIRIRFGAGAGSNEYGLQVTGVPGTTGPIQGSVETTLTADGVMARAGLFDDPFFFDLEGFKDTAATGTLMFDPNRDFFAGQNLTAVVLSIPRDRIANGDHPIDIWATTSRFGGQL from the coding sequence ATGAAAAGCAGGAATCCAATCGCAGTCGCCGTCGGCGGACTGGCACTGGCAGCCGGGGCCGCGGCCTTCCTGCCCGGTCTCGGTCTTGACGCGGCGGACCACCTCGACCCACCCGCGCGGACCGATCCCGCGCAGGACGCAACTCCCGACCGCGCAGCCGATATCGCCGATATCTATGCATGGCACACCGCCGACAAGGTCAACATGATCCTCACCTTCGCCGGACCGCAGGCGACTAGCGAACCGGCCACCTACGACCGCGACGTGCTCTATACCATCAACGTATCGAATGCGGGCGACCGGACGAATGCCGAATTCCCGATCCGCATCCGCTTCGGCGCCGGCGCGGGCAGCAACGAATACGGCTTGCAGGTAACCGGCGTGCCCGGCACGACCGGCCCGATCCAGGGCTCGGTCGAAACGACCCTGACCGCCGACGGCGTGATGGCGCGCGCGGGCCTGTTTGACGATCCGTTCTTCTTCGATCTCGAAGGGTTCAAGGATACTGCCGCCACGGGCACCCTTATGTTCGATCCTAACCGCGACTTCTTTGCCGGCCAAAACCTGACCGCGGTGGTGCTCAGTATCCCGCGCGACAGGATCGCGAACGGAGATCACCCAATCGATATCTGGGCAACCACCTCGCGTTTCGGAGGGCAGCTGTGA
- a CDS encoding winged helix-turn-helix domain-containing protein yields the protein MHKCPNCGEALEEFKPLAFGNIVLIDTGVILFERERISLPRCQHDLIDSLVRAEGRALSTAHLAGCLGGEIFDQSIAVYIGRARSMLRTIDSDFDQIECVRGFGAYKWIWKAPAAPRSSGQPSCQAGRIPTRETIQ from the coding sequence ATGCACAAATGTCCCAATTGCGGCGAGGCACTGGAAGAATTTAAGCCATTGGCGTTCGGCAATATCGTCTTGATCGATACAGGAGTCATTCTGTTCGAGCGAGAACGCATCTCGTTACCCCGGTGCCAGCACGATTTGATTGATTCCTTGGTCCGTGCCGAAGGCCGGGCGCTGAGCACCGCCCACCTTGCAGGATGCTTGGGCGGCGAAATCTTCGATCAGTCCATCGCCGTCTATATTGGGCGCGCCCGGTCCATGTTGCGAACCATCGACTCCGATTTCGACCAGATCGAATGCGTGCGCGGTTTCGGGGCGTATAAGTGGATATGGAAAGCGCCCGCCGCCCCGCGCAGTAGCGGCCAGCCTTCCTGTCAGGCGGGCAGGATACCCACGCGCGAGACGATCCAGTAA
- a CDS encoding tetratricopeptide repeat protein, translating into MPRWLLSLALPVLAVGGIVAAEVVQRSSAPASTGLMAATLPAAGFGSASQEDASAATDRQIALAREMVERNPTSWLSRQVLSRALSQSYGAAGDFDALVEAGQQLAAGRDAAPRGSGPNLTSAEWAMSVHDLDLARTSLAAFDAQVVKLSRGERAAAISLRGDIAFYTGDMASAATSYDEAARIEPGPGTIARKAILAKAQGDFDTAIGHLTEAGRADALRTPRTLADLALQIGAIEMARGRYRKASEWYGRAEKLLPGYWKTQLYAGQAALIAGRTGEAVALWENAVEQSGAPEAMDALAMAYRREGDRAKSLAWSGRAKAEWQRRLALSPFATMAHAAEHELAFGDATEALDMARRNAAARPYGEARILLAKALNANGRFADARRELLAAQKGGWRSALLYVELARSEDALGDMSAAADARARALELNPKISTPQAAMIWFAHG; encoded by the coding sequence ATGCCGCGCTGGCTGCTTTCGCTTGCCTTGCCCGTACTGGCCGTCGGCGGCATCGTCGCGGCCGAGGTCGTGCAGCGAAGCAGCGCGCCTGCATCCACCGGGCTCATGGCCGCCACCCTTCCAGCGGCGGGTTTCGGCTCGGCGAGCCAAGAAGATGCCAGCGCCGCGACCGATCGTCAGATCGCCCTCGCGCGCGAAATGGTCGAGCGAAATCCCACTTCCTGGCTATCCCGTCAGGTCCTCTCACGCGCGCTGTCACAATCCTACGGGGCGGCGGGCGATTTTGATGCGCTGGTCGAGGCCGGGCAGCAACTGGCGGCAGGACGCGATGCAGCGCCGCGGGGGTCCGGACCCAATCTGACATCGGCGGAATGGGCAATGTCCGTCCACGACCTCGATCTAGCGAGAACAAGTCTCGCCGCATTCGATGCGCAGGTCGTCAAACTATCCCGCGGCGAACGGGCCGCGGCAATTTCGCTGCGGGGCGACATCGCGTTTTACACGGGCGACATGGCGAGCGCTGCCACGTCCTATGACGAGGCCGCGCGCATCGAGCCCGGACCGGGTACGATCGCCCGGAAAGCCATCCTTGCCAAGGCGCAGGGCGATTTCGACACGGCCATCGGCCACCTCACCGAAGCGGGGCGGGCCGATGCGCTGCGCACGCCGCGAACGCTGGCCGACCTCGCCCTGCAGATCGGGGCCATCGAAATGGCGAGGGGCCGCTATCGCAAAGCGAGCGAATGGTACGGCCGGGCTGAAAAGCTCCTCCCCGGTTACTGGAAGACGCAGCTCTACGCCGGTCAAGCGGCGCTTATTGCCGGGCGAACCGGCGAGGCTGTCGCTTTGTGGGAAAATGCAGTCGAACAATCCGGCGCACCCGAAGCGATGGATGCGCTCGCCATGGCTTATCGCCGCGAAGGCGACCGCGCAAAATCGCTGGCATGGTCCGGTCGAGCAAAGGCGGAATGGCAACGCCGCCTCGCCCTGTCGCCATTCGCCACGATGGCTCATGCCGCCGAACACGAACTGGCCTTTGGCGATGCGACCGAGGCGCTCGACATGGCGCGCCGGAATGCTGCGGCTCGCCCCTACGGCGAGGCGCGCATCCTGCTGGCCAAAGCGCTGAATGCGAATGGGCGTTTCGCCGATGCGCGCCGCGAACTGCTCGCTGCGCAGAAGGGCGGTTGGCGGAGTGCGCTCCTGTATGTAGAACTGGCCCGCAGCGAAGATGCGCTGGGCGATATGTCCGCCGCTGCGGACGCCCGGGCCCGGGCGCTGGAACTCAACCCCAAGATATCGACGCCGCAGGCCGCGATGATCTGGTTCGCACACGGATGA
- a CDS encoding DUF4331 family protein — MTDHTFKRRLLLAAPLVLGALGVSGCFDDDDPEVMPTPMPTETPPPTEGETTYDVASCLQQEVAPGTSVADLIIPDTLTLNLSATAGFPNGRLLTDPVIDVTLAVIFLDLSVHSPTTLAGIPLNPPANDVSFRSGFPFLAPPQGSPPVTTATGNSFNFRTDAPSAYVRVDRMGMPAVATALIGSETKTAYNDANPADDAAGTFVPELTEQLTGLTNALADDLLDAGLTPCAKPE, encoded by the coding sequence ATGACCGACCATACTTTCAAACGCCGGCTCCTGCTGGCGGCACCGCTCGTCCTCGGCGCGCTTGGCGTTTCGGGCTGCTTCGACGACGATGATCCGGAGGTGATGCCCACCCCGATGCCAACGGAAACGCCGCCCCCGACCGAAGGCGAGACGACCTACGATGTCGCCTCTTGCCTCCAGCAGGAAGTCGCACCGGGAACGTCGGTGGCGGATTTGATCATCCCCGATACGCTCACGCTGAACCTTTCCGCAACGGCGGGCTTCCCCAACGGGCGGTTGCTGACCGATCCGGTCATCGACGTGACCCTGGCGGTGATTTTCCTCGATCTCAGCGTTCATTCGCCCACCACTCTCGCTGGAATCCCGCTCAACCCGCCAGCCAACGACGTGTCGTTCCGAAGCGGTTTCCCGTTCCTTGCGCCGCCGCAGGGTTCGCCGCCGGTCACGACGGCGACGGGCAACAGCTTCAACTTCCGCACCGATGCACCGTCCGCCTATGTGCGGGTTGACCGTATGGGCATGCCGGCAGTTGCGACCGCGCTGATCGGGTCGGAAACCAAGACGGCCTATAACGATGCGAACCCGGCAGACGATGCCGCGGGGACCTTCGTGCCCGAATTGACCGAACAGTTGACAGGGCTGACCAATGCCCTCGCCGATGACTTGCTCGATGCCGGACTGACGCCCTGCGCCAAGCCGGAATAG